A single Mangifera indica cultivar Alphonso chromosome 20, CATAS_Mindica_2.1, whole genome shotgun sequence DNA region contains:
- the LOC123204191 gene encoding probable lysophospholipase BODYGUARD 3 has translation MAVMYKAKSFLSLTGIMINKAVSFIVFSFLDLFDFVLCYAYKVADFFIEAEWKPCYCSSAKEAITSSGKIFVSEQGESKIIRLTSTKLHLEEISDTLYTRPSVVSEVSKFTVNELKMLKLDGTKIEMLQGKIGGQQLHPIPRWSDCNCKFCNCWSSCGKDTLFVKAEVPKDPEAGEDVLFIHGFISSSAFWTETLFPNFSNTAKSTYRLFAIDLLGFGRSPKPTDSLYTLREHLDMIEKSVIEPKKLKSFHIVAHSLGCILALTLAVKYPKSIKSLTLLAPPYFPVPRGQQATQYVMRRVAPRQVWPLIGFGASVACWYEHISRTICLLICKNHRLWESLTKLVTRNRMRTFLLEGFFCHTHNAAWHTLHNIICGTASKLDGYLDAVRDHLTCDVHIFHGRDDELIPVECSYNVQSRIPRAQVKVVENKDHITIVVGRQKTFARELEEIWRASSSGHKSAYCDQTENHQ, from the exons ATGGCTGTAATGTACAAAGCCAAATCATTTTTGTCATTAACAGGCATAATGATAAACAAGGCTGTAAGCTtcattgtcttttcttttttagacCTATTTGATTTCGTTCTATGTTATGCTTACAAAGTGGCGGATTTCTTCATTGAAGCTGAATGGAAGCCTTGTTATTGCTCCTCAGCCAAAGAGGCCATCACTAGCAGTGGCAAAATCTTTGTATCTGAACAAGGCGAATCAAAAATCATTCGCCTTACTTCTACCAAGTTACATCTAGAGGAGATTTCAGATACTCTCTACACACGACCTTCCGTTGTTTCTGAGGTCTCAAAGTTCACTGTTAATGAGCTGAAAATGCTCAAGCTTGATGGCACTAAGATTGAAATGCTACAAGGAAAGATCGGAGGGCAGCAATTGCATCCTATTCCGAGATGGTCCGATTGTAATTgcaaattttgtaattgttggaGCTCGTGCGGCAAAGATACCCTCTTTGTTAAAGCAGAAGTACCAAAAG ATCCTGAGGCAGGAGAAGATGTGTTGTTTATTCATGGATTCATTTCCTCTTCAGCATTTTGGACGGAAACATTATTCCCCAACTTCTCAAATACGGCAAAATCAACCTACCGATTATTTGCCATTGATCTTCTAGGATTTGGAAGGAGCCCTAAGCCAACAGACTCCCTCTACACATTGAGAGAGCATTTGGACATGATTGAAAAGTCTGTGATTGAACCCAAAAAGCTTAAATCCTTCCACATAGTAGCTCATTCTTTAGGCTGCATTTTAGCTCTTACTCTGGCTGTAAAATACCCTAAATCCATCAAGTCCCTCACGCTTCTTGCACCA CCATATTTTCCAGTACCGAGGGGCCAACAAGCTACCCAATACGTGATGAGAAGGGTGGCTCCAAGACAAGTTTGGCCGTTGATAGGATTTGGGGCATCGGTGGCTTGCTGGTATGAGCACATTTCTCGGACAATCTGCTTGCTCATTTGCAAGAACCATCGCTTGTGGGAATCTCTCACCAAACTAGTCACCAGAAACAG GATGAGGACTTTCTTGCTTGAAGGCTTCTTCTGCCACACACACAACGCTGCCTGGCACACCTTGCACAACATTATCTGTGGCACCGCCAGTAAGCTTGACGGATACTTAGACGCCGTCCGCGACCATCTGACATGTGACGTCCACATCTTCCACGGCAGAGACGATGAACTTATTCCGGTGGAATGTAGCTACAATGTCCAATCAAGAATCCCTCGTGCGCAGGTTAAGGTTGTCGAAAACAAAGATCACATCACGATTGTTGTTGGAAGACAAAAGACTTTTGCCAGGGAGCTTGAAGAGATTTGGAGGGCATCATCAAGTGGCCACAAATCCGCATATTGTGATCAAACAGAGAATCAccaataa